One window of Burkholderia vietnamiensis LMG 10929 genomic DNA carries:
- a CDS encoding protein adenylyltransferase SelO, which translates to MSFSRSAADPADTLPDLAATLAAPGDDAFVALGDAFHTRLPAAPLPAPYVVGFSAEVAQLLGLPPSLAAHAQFAELFAGNPTRDWPAHALPYASVYSGHQFGVWAGQLGDGRALTIGELPGSDGRRYELQLKGGGRTPYSRMGDGRAVLRSSIREYLCSEAMHHLGIPTTRALTVIGSDQPVVREEIETSAVVTRVSESFVRFGHFEHFFSNDRPDLLRRLADHVIERFYPTCREADDPYLALLEAAMLRTADMVAQWQAVGFCHGVMNTDNMSILGVTIDYGPFGFVDAFDANHICNHSDTSGRYAYRMQPRIAHWNCYCLAQALLPLIGLQHGIADDDARAERAVDDAQAVLAKFPERFGPALERAMRAKLGLALEREHDAELANQLLETMHASHADFTLTFRRLAQLSKHDASRDAPVRDLFIDRAAFDAWANLYRARLSEETRDDAARAAAMNRVNPKYVLRNHLAEVAIRRAKDKDFSEVERLAQILRRPFDEQPEHEPYAALPPDWAGSLEVSCSS; encoded by the coding sequence ATGTCGTTTTCCCGAAGCGCAGCCGATCCGGCTGACACTCTTCCCGACCTCGCCGCGACGCTCGCGGCGCCCGGCGACGACGCGTTCGTTGCGCTCGGCGACGCGTTTCATACGCGGCTGCCGGCCGCGCCGCTGCCCGCGCCGTACGTCGTCGGCTTCTCCGCCGAAGTGGCGCAACTGCTCGGCCTGCCGCCGTCGCTCGCGGCGCACGCGCAATTCGCCGAGCTGTTCGCCGGCAATCCGACGCGCGACTGGCCGGCCCACGCGCTGCCGTACGCATCGGTGTATTCGGGCCATCAGTTCGGCGTCTGGGCCGGCCAGCTCGGCGACGGCCGCGCGCTGACGATCGGCGAGCTGCCCGGCAGCGACGGCCGGCGCTACGAACTGCAGCTCAAAGGCGGCGGCCGCACGCCGTATTCGCGCATGGGCGACGGGCGCGCGGTGCTGCGCTCGTCGATCCGCGAATACCTGTGTTCGGAGGCGATGCATCACCTCGGCATTCCGACCACGCGCGCGCTCACGGTGATCGGCTCCGACCAGCCGGTCGTGCGCGAGGAGATCGAGACGTCGGCCGTCGTCACGCGCGTGTCCGAGAGCTTCGTGCGCTTCGGCCACTTCGAGCACTTCTTCTCGAACGATCGCCCCGACCTGCTGCGCCGGCTCGCCGACCACGTGATCGAGCGCTTCTACCCCACCTGCCGCGAAGCCGACGATCCCTACCTCGCGCTGCTCGAAGCCGCGATGCTGCGCACGGCCGACATGGTCGCGCAGTGGCAGGCGGTCGGTTTCTGCCACGGCGTGATGAACACGGACAACATGTCGATCCTCGGCGTCACGATCGACTACGGCCCGTTCGGCTTCGTCGACGCGTTCGATGCGAACCACATCTGCAACCACTCGGACACGAGCGGACGCTACGCGTACCGGATGCAGCCGCGCATCGCGCACTGGAACTGCTACTGCCTCGCGCAGGCGCTGCTGCCGCTGATCGGCCTGCAGCACGGCATCGCCGACGACGATGCGCGCGCCGAACGCGCGGTCGACGACGCGCAGGCCGTGCTCGCGAAGTTCCCGGAGCGCTTCGGCCCGGCGCTGGAGCGCGCGATGCGCGCGAAGCTCGGCCTCGCGCTCGAGCGCGAGCACGACGCCGAACTCGCGAACCAGTTGCTCGAAACGATGCACGCGAGCCACGCAGACTTCACGCTGACGTTTCGCCGGCTCGCGCAGCTGTCGAAGCACGACGCGAGCCGCGACGCGCCGGTGCGCGACCTGTTCATCGATCGCGCCGCGTTCGACGCGTGGGCGAACCTCTACCGCGCGCGGCTGTCGGAGGAAACGCGCGACGACGCGGCCCGCGCGGCCGCGATGAATCGCGTGAACCCGAAATACGTGTTGCGCAACCATCTGGCCGAAGTCGCGATCCGGCGCGCGAAGGACAAGGACTTTTCCGAAGTCGAACGGCTCGCGCAGATACTGCGCCGCCCGTTCGACGAACAACCGGAACATGAACCGTATGCGGCATTGCCGCCCGACTGGGCCGGGTCGCTCGAAGTGAGCTGCTCGTCGTGA
- the msrB gene encoding peptide-methionine (R)-S-oxide reductase MsrB has product MSHDSDDKTYPYQKDDAELRRRLTPMQYEVTQHAATERAFTGEYTDTEDAGIYKCVVCSTPLFESGAKFHSGCGWPSYFKPLNGEVIDEKIDRSHGMVRVEVRCNHCGAHLGHVFEDGPRDQTGLRYCINSAALNFESRPENE; this is encoded by the coding sequence ATGTCACACGATTCCGACGACAAGACCTACCCGTATCAGAAGGACGACGCCGAGCTGCGTCGCCGCCTCACGCCGATGCAGTACGAGGTCACGCAGCATGCGGCGACCGAGCGCGCGTTCACCGGCGAATACACCGACACCGAGGACGCCGGCATCTACAAGTGCGTCGTCTGCAGCACGCCGCTGTTCGAATCCGGCGCGAAGTTCCATTCGGGCTGCGGCTGGCCGAGCTACTTCAAGCCGCTGAACGGCGAGGTGATCGACGAGAAGATCGACCGCTCGCACGGGATGGTGCGCGTCGAGGTGCGCTGCAACCATTGCGGCGCGCATCTCGGTCACGTGTTCGAGGACGGCCCGCGCGACCAGACCGGTTTGCGCTACTGCATCAATTCGGCTGCGTTAAACTTCGAGTCCCGACCCGAAAACGAATGA
- a CDS encoding 3-(methylthio)propionyl-CoA ligase: MGKPLLGQMMDMPLLVSSLIAHAARHAGDTEIVSRRVEGDLHRYTYHDCEQRAKRVAQALARLGVEAGERVGTLAWNGYRHLEAYYGIGGMGAVCHTINPRLFPEQIAYIVNHAEDRYVLFDLNFAPLVDAIAPQCPHVKGWIAMTDAAHLPAGSTPYLCYETLVEAEDGRYDWPRLDEQQASGLCYTSGTTGNPKGVLYSHRSTVLHAYGAALPDAMNLSALDAVLPVVPMFHVNAWGLPYAVPLTGGKLVLPGKDLDGKSLYELMEAERVTFSAGVPTVWLGLLNYMREAGVRFSTLNRTVIGGSACPPAMLRTFEDEYGVRVIHAWGMTELSPLGTLATLNWAQSQRPRDAQRRLLEKQGRVICGVDMRIVGDDGRELPWDGVAFGELQVRGPWVIDRYFKSDASPLSDGWFPTGDVATIDHDGFLQITDRSKDVIKSGGEWISSIDIENVAIAHPGVAEAACIACAHPKWTERPLLVVVPRDGANLTRDALLAFFDGKVAKWWVPDDVVFVDALPHTATGKLQKLKLRETFRDYVLPTAVGAQ, from the coding sequence ATGGGTAAGCCGTTGCTGGGCCAGATGATGGATATGCCGTTGCTGGTGTCGTCGCTGATCGCGCATGCCGCGCGTCATGCGGGTGACACCGAGATCGTGTCGCGCCGCGTGGAAGGCGACCTGCATCGCTACACGTACCACGACTGCGAGCAACGCGCGAAGCGCGTCGCGCAGGCCCTCGCGCGGCTCGGCGTCGAGGCGGGCGAGCGGGTCGGCACGCTGGCGTGGAACGGCTATCGGCATCTCGAGGCTTACTACGGAATCGGCGGGATGGGCGCCGTGTGCCATACGATCAACCCGCGTCTGTTTCCCGAGCAGATCGCCTATATCGTCAATCACGCGGAAGACCGCTACGTCCTGTTCGACCTCAATTTCGCGCCGCTGGTCGACGCCATCGCGCCGCAGTGCCCGCACGTGAAGGGCTGGATCGCGATGACCGATGCCGCACACCTGCCGGCCGGCAGCACGCCGTACCTGTGCTACGAGACGCTCGTCGAAGCCGAGGACGGCCGCTACGACTGGCCGCGCCTCGACGAGCAGCAGGCGTCGGGCCTTTGCTACACGTCGGGCACCACCGGCAATCCGAAGGGCGTGCTGTATTCGCATCGCTCGACGGTGCTGCACGCATACGGCGCCGCGCTGCCCGACGCGATGAACCTGTCGGCGCTCGACGCGGTGCTGCCGGTCGTGCCGATGTTCCACGTGAACGCATGGGGGCTGCCGTACGCGGTGCCGCTCACCGGCGGCAAGCTCGTGCTGCCCGGCAAGGATCTCGACGGCAAGTCGCTGTACGAACTGATGGAAGCCGAACGCGTGACCTTCTCCGCGGGCGTGCCGACCGTGTGGCTCGGGCTGCTCAACTACATGCGCGAGGCCGGCGTGCGCTTTTCGACGCTGAACCGCACGGTGATCGGCGGCTCGGCGTGTCCGCCGGCGATGCTGCGCACGTTCGAGGACGAATACGGCGTGCGCGTGATCCATGCGTGGGGGATGACCGAGCTGTCGCCGCTCGGCACGCTCGCGACGCTGAACTGGGCGCAGTCGCAGCGGCCGCGCGATGCGCAGCGCCGCTTGCTGGAGAAGCAGGGGCGCGTGATCTGCGGCGTCGACATGCGCATCGTCGGCGACGACGGCCGCGAACTCCCGTGGGACGGCGTCGCGTTCGGCGAATTGCAGGTGCGCGGCCCGTGGGTGATCGACCGCTACTTCAAGAGCGACGCGTCGCCGCTGTCGGACGGCTGGTTCCCGACCGGCGACGTCGCGACGATCGACCACGACGGCTTCCTGCAGATCACCGATCGCAGCAAGGACGTCATCAAGTCCGGCGGCGAGTGGATCAGCTCGATCGACATCGAGAACGTCGCGATCGCGCACCCGGGTGTCGCCGAAGCCGCGTGCATCGCGTGCGCGCACCCGAAATGGACCGAGCGGCCGCTGCTCGTCGTGGTGCCGCGCGACGGCGCGAACCTGACGCGCGACGCACTGCTCGCGTTCTTCGACGGCAAGGTCGCGAAGTGGTGGGTGCCCGATGACGTCGTGTTCGTCGACGCGCTGCCGCACACTGCGACCGGCAAGCTGCAGAAGCTGAAGCTGCGCGAAACGTTCCGCGATTACGTGCTGCCGACCGCGGTTGGCGCACAGTAA